In Lentibacillus amyloliquefaciens, one DNA window encodes the following:
- the sda gene encoding sporulation histidine kinase inhibitor Sda has protein sequence MKHASDELLIHAYQKALHLNVDRNFIGLLKEELMRRNLLDQIEEDNSC, from the coding sequence ATGAAACATGCGTCAGATGAATTGTTAATCCATGCTTATCAAAAAGCGTTGCATTTAAATGTAGACCGAAATTTTATTGGGCTTTTAAAGGAAGAATTAATGAGGCGTAATCTGTTGGATCAGATAGAAGAGGACAATAGCTGTTAA
- a CDS encoding putative holin-like toxin: MTVFETLFLMISFGTLIIAILSNQKK, translated from the coding sequence ATGACAGTATTCGAAACACTTTTTTTGATGATTTCCTTCGGAACATTAATCATAGCCATACTGTCAAACCAGAAAAAATAA
- a CDS encoding FbpB family small basic protein, with product MRKQNSLEELTDQIKEALLNDEEALKAIEQKLDEKYAN from the coding sequence ATGCGCAAACAGAACAGTCTTGAAGAACTTACTGACCAAATCAAAGAGGCTTTGCTCAATGACGAGGAAGCATTGAAGGCAATTGAGCAAAAACTCGATGAAAAATATGCAAACTAA
- a CDS encoding RecT family recombinase: MEKAIQFSNSEKSLIWKRFIEPAKGTQEEAEHFLEVCENFGLNPLLGDIVFQRYETKRGAKTQFITTRDGLLRVATSQPGYVGPPNANVVKEGDHFEFLPSEGTVRHKFGTKRGQILGAYAIMQHKKHNPVAVFVDFEEYFLANSGRQNSRYGNPNVWDTLPSAMIIKIAETFVLRRQFPLGGLYTQEEMGLDDNLQTEDAKETASPDKQHSAQTKPAAKEPEKEVSQPGDDVIHQEMVVKSYDIKTSSSKKQYGVLSVQSKTSNQAVQVLIRDKSLMKSLQHVSAGEILNLELYEENSFYFLKDYAERASVDNQQKDEKEENQKGESSKETDGPAKAPQENEQSEAGYPYEVMIQNVKFGEKASEKFAKITGVIDGQTQLMLARGEQAVQKADGLEQGDNVTLSLKKENGFLFLVDLVEETQQRAG, translated from the coding sequence ATGGAAAAAGCAATTCAATTCTCAAACAGTGAAAAATCCCTGATCTGGAAACGATTTATCGAACCAGCCAAAGGTACACAGGAAGAAGCAGAGCATTTCCTGGAAGTCTGTGAGAACTTTGGGTTGAACCCGTTATTGGGCGACATTGTCTTTCAGCGCTATGAAACCAAACGCGGTGCCAAAACCCAATTCATCACAACACGGGACGGACTTCTCCGTGTCGCTACCAGTCAGCCGGGTTATGTCGGACCGCCCAACGCCAATGTGGTGAAGGAAGGCGATCATTTTGAGTTTCTGCCTTCTGAAGGAACGGTCAGGCATAAATTCGGGACAAAACGCGGACAGATTCTGGGGGCTTATGCGATTATGCAGCATAAAAAGCATAACCCAGTGGCCGTCTTTGTCGACTTTGAGGAATATTTTCTGGCCAACAGCGGCAGGCAAAATTCCCGGTACGGCAATCCCAACGTGTGGGATACGCTGCCAAGCGCCATGATTATCAAGATTGCCGAAACCTTTGTGCTGCGCCGGCAATTTCCATTGGGCGGTTTATATACGCAGGAAGAAATGGGGCTGGATGACAATCTGCAAACAGAGGATGCAAAGGAAACAGCTTCACCGGATAAACAGCATTCAGCACAAACCAAACCGGCTGCGAAAGAACCTGAAAAAGAAGTGTCCCAACCGGGGGACGACGTCATCCATCAGGAAATGGTCGTCAAATCGTATGACATCAAAACAAGTTCATCAAAGAAACAATATGGTGTTCTGTCGGTTCAGAGCAAAACGTCCAATCAAGCCGTTCAAGTATTGATTCGGGATAAATCATTAATGAAATCCCTGCAGCATGTATCGGCCGGGGAAATTTTAAACCTGGAACTCTATGAAGAAAATAGTTTCTACTTCCTGAAAGATTACGCTGAAAGGGCTTCAGTCGATAATCAACAAAAGGATGAAAAAGAAGAGAACCAAAAAGGCGAATCATCAAAAGAGACTGACGGGCCTGCAAAGGCACCTCAAGAAAATGAGCAAAGCGAAGCAGGTTATCCTTATGAGGTCATGATCCAAAATGTGAAATTTGGTGAGAAGGCTTCTGAAAAGTTTGCCAAAATCACTGGTGTGATCGATGGACAGACCCAATTGATGCTTGCGCGCGGTGAACAAGCCGTTCAGAAAGCGGATGGTTTGGAACAAGGCGATAATGTCACTCTTTCCTTGAAAAAGGAAAACGGCTTTCTTTTTCTCGTTGATCTCGTTGAAGAAACGCAGCAACGAGCGGGGTGA
- a CDS encoding single-stranded DNA-binding protein, with translation MNNVQMIGRMTKDVELKYTQNGNAVATFTLAVNRPFRNHQGNQDADFIRCQIWRKPAENTAQYCGKGSQVGVTGRIQTRSFEGQDGKTVFMTEVVADNVEFLDTRNQNGQGNQQHGYQPNNQNKQQNNPYQGQGVPVDVNDEDLPF, from the coding sequence ATGAACAATGTACAAATGATTGGTCGTATGACAAAAGATGTGGAGCTGAAATACACACAGAATGGCAATGCCGTGGCAACCTTTACGTTGGCGGTAAACCGTCCGTTCAGGAATCATCAAGGCAATCAGGATGCGGACTTTATTCGCTGCCAGATATGGCGCAAACCTGCCGAGAACACAGCACAATACTGCGGGAAAGGTTCTCAGGTTGGTGTCACAGGCCGCATCCAGACGCGTTCCTTTGAGGGGCAGGATGGCAAGACGGTCTTTATGACGGAAGTGGTAGCCGATAACGTTGAATTTCTTGATACACGTAACCAGAACGGTCAAGGAAATCAGCAACACGGTTATCAACCAAACAACCAAAACAAGCAGCAAAATAATCCGTATCAGGGCCAGGGTGTACCGGTCGATGTCAACGATGAAGACCTGCCATTTTAA
- a CDS encoding RecB family exonuclease, producing MIFSFSRLKLYKQCPFRFYNKYILGKDEPMTQPLALGKAVHQAIDDKINGLSHEEAVLNGYAVAEFHDELKQHEISELVDRAPIQPHMGETEMYFKLPLADETIAPEIQGYIDLYSPDGVITDWKTNRISYDVTENKQLALYAWAISQIKNLETVEGVLYFLRYQKESSRAFTVDGMETARLWALEVAGEINKKLELLDILPHEYKKLFPAKPSRVCRHCPFAKECIKINHIATPLGV from the coding sequence ATGATTTTTTCGTTTTCACGATTAAAATTGTATAAACAGTGTCCGTTTCGGTTCTACAACAAATATATTCTTGGCAAAGACGAGCCAATGACTCAACCACTGGCGCTCGGAAAGGCTGTTCACCAAGCCATTGATGATAAGATAAATGGTCTGTCACATGAAGAAGCCGTTTTAAATGGCTATGCTGTAGCCGAATTCCATGATGAGCTGAAACAACATGAAATTTCTGAGTTGGTGGATCGAGCACCCATCCAGCCACATATGGGCGAAACGGAGATGTATTTCAAACTGCCATTAGCGGATGAAACCATTGCGCCTGAAATACAGGGCTACATTGATTTGTATTCGCCTGATGGCGTCATAACAGACTGGAAAACAAACCGTATTTCTTATGACGTAACGGAAAATAAGCAACTGGCGTTATATGCTTGGGCAATCAGCCAAATAAAAAATTTAGAAACGGTGGAAGGTGTATTATACTTTCTTCGCTATCAGAAGGAAAGCAGTCGTGCTTTTACTGTAGACGGTATGGAAACAGCAAGGCTATGGGCACTGGAAGTGGCTGGTGAGATTAACAAAAAGTTAGAACTCTTAGACATACTCCCACACGAATATAAAAAATTGTTTCCAGCCAAACCCTCACGTGTATGCAGACACTGTCCTTTTGCAAAGGAGTGTATAAAAATCAATCATATAGCAACACCGCTCGGAGTATAA
- a CDS encoding GNAT family N-acetyltransferase — MSNLVLRNVDEDDLPIFFKHQRDSEANQMAAFTSKDPNDWNSFAEHWNKILTNKNIIKQTIIVENTVVGHIVHFEQSGKPEVTYWIGKEYWGKGIATNALQEFLKQVSIRPLYARAAKDNTGSIKVLKRCGFMISGEDSGYANARGRDVEEFILTLN; from the coding sequence ATGAGCAATTTAGTGCTTCGGAATGTGGATGAGGATGACCTTCCTATTTTTTTTAAGCATCAACGGGACAGTGAGGCAAACCAAATGGCCGCCTTTACAAGTAAGGACCCTAATGATTGGAATAGCTTCGCTGAACACTGGAACAAAATACTTACGAATAAGAATATTATTAAGCAAACTATCATTGTTGAGAACACCGTAGTTGGCCATATTGTACACTTCGAGCAGTCCGGAAAACCAGAAGTAACCTATTGGATTGGAAAGGAATACTGGGGTAAGGGAATCGCAACCAACGCTTTACAAGAATTTCTAAAACAGGTTTCAATTCGTCCACTTTATGCTCGCGCTGCAAAAGACAATACTGGATCCATAAAGGTTTTAAAAAGATGTGGGTTCATGATTTCGGGTGAAGATAGCGGGTATGCAAACGCGCGTGGTAGGGATGTTGAAGAGTTTATTCTCACCCTTAACTAA
- a CDS encoding alpha/beta hydrolase: MKSNILYDYYAEIIGEGEKLIFLPAAGFSGNEGLNVARYLQDDFETHMVDLPGLGQGMGIQGRITSLKMANWLKEYLDQKNIDKASFIGHSLGGGVLLAFANHYPEKIKSLVLLDQGHKPMPRIPKSEFGAFAYSFPVLNVMATLFGHSFLKLLRPLFEDPDSEDEDLDKSVKQFCDMVSIDESPYVRKAIKGAVDISTEGLNLIFGYYNLNLPKLLKQIKVPTYLAYATFTGVNERERENTYKYIKKLELLDGLPITYRPVESGHYVHWSDPTLLADLKVYLKQAS; this comes from the coding sequence ATGAAAAGCAATATTTTGTATGATTATTATGCAGAAATCATAGGTGAAGGAGAAAAGCTCATCTTCCTTCCGGCGGCAGGGTTTTCCGGAAATGAAGGACTCAATGTAGCTAGGTATCTCCAAGATGATTTTGAAACACATATGGTGGATCTCCCCGGTTTAGGTCAGGGAATGGGGATACAGGGACGGATCACCTCTCTAAAAATGGCGAACTGGCTAAAGGAATACTTGGATCAAAAAAATATTGATAAGGCGTCATTCATTGGACATTCTCTGGGAGGGGGTGTTTTGCTAGCATTTGCAAATCATTATCCTGAAAAAATAAAAAGTCTTGTTTTGCTAGATCAGGGACACAAGCCTATGCCCAGAATCCCGAAATCGGAATTTGGCGCATTTGCCTATTCTTTTCCCGTATTGAATGTTATGGCAACATTATTTGGGCATTCTTTCCTGAAGCTGTTAAGACCATTGTTTGAAGATCCGGATTCAGAAGATGAGGATCTTGATAAAAGTGTGAAGCAGTTTTGCGATATGGTTTCCATTGACGAAAGTCCATACGTGAGAAAAGCCATCAAAGGGGCAGTGGATATTTCGACAGAAGGATTAAATCTTATATTTGGTTATTATAATCTCAATCTTCCAAAGCTGCTTAAGCAGATTAAGGTACCTACATATCTGGCATATGCCACATTCACAGGAGTTAATGAAAGAGAACGCGAGAACACTTATAAATATATCAAAAAACTGGAACTACTGGATGGATTGCCAATCACCTACCGTCCTGTGGAAAGCGGCCATTATGTTCACTGGAGTGATCCGACCCTCTTAGCAGATTTAAAAGTGTATTTAAAACAAGCATCTTAA
- a CDS encoding alpha/beta-type small acid-soluble spore protein, with amino-acid sequence MPSNNSSNQLVVPGAEQALNQMKTEIAQEFGVQLGADTTSRANGSVGGEITKRLVNTAEQQFGGNMPR; translated from the coding sequence ATGCCAAGCAACAACAGTTCAAATCAACTGGTAGTCCCTGGTGCAGAACAAGCTTTAAACCAAATGAAGACTGAGATTGCGCAGGAGTTTGGTGTACAACTTGGTGCTGATACTACTTCCCGTGCCAACGGATCTGTAGGTGGGGAAATCACAAAACGTCTTGTTAACACAGCTGAACAACAATTTGGCGGTAACATGCCGCGGTAA
- a CDS encoding MerR family transcriptional regulator: MKTLELLGINGLCHIVGISENTAANWIKDFNVYIPKADQQDETYYHPEAIEVLKFTKQCKDQNYDKPQIMEMLTNRSFPITVDSSIKDVQTTLESGNYKENILSVMQTIGMTVSNVANQEKWLKNI; this comes from the coding sequence GTGAAAACATTGGAATTGTTAGGTATCAACGGTTTGTGCCATATTGTTGGCATCTCAGAAAATACCGCAGCAAATTGGATCAAGGATTTTAATGTTTATATCCCGAAAGCAGACCAGCAGGATGAAACGTATTATCATCCTGAAGCGATTGAAGTACTGAAATTCACCAAACAATGTAAAGACCAAAACTATGACAAGCCACAGATTATGGAAATGTTGACAAATAGAAGTTTTCCGATCACAGTCGACAGTTCGATAAAAGATGTGCAAACAACATTAGAAAGTGGTAATTACAAAGAAAATATTTTATCCGTGATGCAGACCATCGGCATGACTGTATCTAATGTAGCTAATCAAGAAAAATGGTTAAAAAACATCTAG
- a CDS encoding TRAP transporter substrate-binding protein, with protein sequence MKKYIISISLMIIFLLLMTACGGADGASGDNDEKQSNNGEYPEMTIKFSHNQPLTSPEHTGAKKFKKVVEDKSNGNITVEIYGESQLGSLREQVESTQIGEIDITMQPPAAVTPFVDDIKIVDLPYLWPTDAEKMYSVMDGKAGKALLDTLGNGGFKGLGFWPGGYKLFTTKDTEIHSPEDLEGLKMRTMASPVLINQYEHWGGNAIPVPYGEVYNSLQQGIVDGQENPLQTIYSQKYYEVQNHVIESKHGPMSYLLMTNQSWFKGLDDNVQSLIVDAEKKGRTAAREAIKEKEDEFRENIKDSGVNYYELTDEEIEKFKEKSKPYWEKALDTSKQMELLDKVKKAVQNVE encoded by the coding sequence ATGAAGAAATACATTATTTCTATATCTTTAATGATCATTTTTTTATTATTAATGACTGCATGCGGGGGGGCTGATGGAGCTTCCGGTGACAATGACGAGAAACAGTCAAACAACGGTGAGTATCCCGAGATGACAATTAAGTTCAGTCATAACCAGCCTCTTACAAGTCCAGAACACACAGGGGCTAAAAAGTTTAAAAAAGTAGTTGAGGATAAATCAAATGGAAATATTACGGTAGAGATTTATGGTGAATCTCAGCTTGGAAGTCTCAGAGAACAGGTTGAGTCTACGCAGATAGGCGAAATAGACATTACCATGCAGCCACCAGCTGCTGTCACGCCATTCGTTGACGATATAAAGATTGTAGACCTGCCATATCTATGGCCAACGGATGCGGAAAAGATGTATAGTGTCATGGATGGCAAGGCGGGTAAAGCTTTGCTTGATACGTTGGGAAATGGAGGATTTAAAGGTTTAGGATTCTGGCCTGGAGGATATAAACTTTTCACTACCAAAGATACTGAAATCCATTCCCCCGAAGATTTAGAAGGTTTAAAAATGAGAACAATGGCATCTCCGGTTTTAATTAATCAGTATGAGCATTGGGGAGGTAACGCAATCCCTGTTCCTTATGGAGAAGTTTATAACTCACTTCAGCAAGGCATAGTTGACGGCCAGGAAAATCCATTGCAAACAATATATTCACAGAAATATTATGAAGTACAGAATCATGTAATTGAAAGTAAACACGGTCCAATGTCATATTTACTAATGACCAACCAGTCCTGGTTTAAAGGCTTGGATGACAACGTACAGTCACTTATAGTTGATGCTGAAAAGAAAGGCAGAACTGCAGCCCGTGAAGCAATTAAAGAAAAAGAAGATGAATTCAGGGAAAACATTAAGGATTCCGGTGTAAATTACTATGAACTTACTGATGAAGAAATAGAGAAGTTCAAAGAAAAGTCAAAACCATATTGGGAAAAAGCGCTTGATACGTCCAAACAAATGGAACTTCTTGACAAAGTGAAAAAAGCAGTTCAAAACGTGGAATGA
- a CDS encoding TRAP transporter small permease, which yields MKILHKIEEHFVGIGMIAATGILFMNIILRNLFSASTTWAEEFIRYAFIWITFIGLSICFRKGIHFGVDLLMNSLKAKEKKIILQAFVNVASLVFMLFLLKFGLDIVFFSMETGQITPALQIKIYWIYLAIPTGAVLSIIHIVINMWQLFKNKEISYD from the coding sequence ATGAAGATTTTACACAAGATTGAGGAACACTTTGTAGGCATAGGTATGATTGCTGCAACAGGGATCCTTTTTATGAATATCATTTTGCGTAATTTATTTTCAGCCAGCACAACCTGGGCCGAGGAGTTTATCCGGTATGCTTTTATCTGGATCACATTCATTGGGTTAAGTATCTGTTTTCGAAAAGGCATACACTTCGGTGTGGATTTGCTGATGAATAGTTTGAAAGCAAAGGAAAAAAAGATAATATTACAAGCTTTTGTTAATGTTGCATCTCTTGTGTTTATGCTTTTTTTACTCAAATTTGGCTTGGATATTGTATTCTTTTCAATGGAAACAGGTCAAATTACGCCGGCACTGCAAATCAAAATTTACTGGATATACTTAGCTATTCCGACAGGAGCCGTATTATCGATAATTCATATAGTCATTAATATGTGGCAACTATTTAAAAACAAAGAAATAAGCTACGACTAG
- a CDS encoding TRAP transporter large permease, translated as MIGALVILLLLFLITGIPIFVSLGLSSFLAVMFLSDSHMMVLIQRLFAGIDTFSLMALPLFILAANIMDRGGLSDRLLRFARALVGHLSGGIALTTQVSSMFFGALSGSSPATVVAIGKIMYPELLRGGYSKSFSGSLLASAGAVSLVIPPSITLIIFGTVTGVSISSLFIAGSVAGVVLGLSSIIYIYYYAKKNNLQKDKKASWSELLISFVKAWWSLLVPVIILGGIYSGIFSPTEAAGISAVYALVIGFFIYRELDLKKIYQICVDSGITSAQILVLVASAQVLGWVLTNERVPQMIAQFIAENITTGILFLLILNAILLLLGMFMDGVAAIIVTAPLIYPAAMNLGIDPVHLGVIMIANLAIGMYTPPFGINIFVGQSVTDTSTKEMIPGILRFLACNIAALLLITYIPEISLFLVDILNS; from the coding sequence ATGATTGGTGCGCTTGTAATTTTACTTCTGTTGTTCTTGATAACAGGAATTCCCATTTTCGTTTCACTCGGATTGTCCTCATTTTTGGCTGTAATGTTTTTAAGTGATTCTCACATGATGGTATTAATCCAGCGTCTTTTTGCAGGGATTGACACATTTTCTCTTATGGCCCTGCCACTTTTTATTCTTGCTGCTAATATCATGGATCGTGGCGGATTGTCCGATAGATTATTGCGTTTTGCCCGAGCGCTGGTGGGTCATTTATCTGGTGGTATAGCGCTCACGACTCAAGTCTCAAGCATGTTTTTCGGAGCTTTATCCGGGTCCAGTCCAGCTACAGTTGTTGCAATTGGTAAAATTATGTATCCGGAATTGCTGCGGGGAGGTTACTCCAAATCTTTTTCAGGCAGTCTTTTAGCATCGGCAGGAGCTGTGTCTTTGGTTATACCTCCAAGTATTACATTAATAATATTTGGAACGGTAACGGGAGTTTCTATTAGCAGCTTATTTATTGCAGGAAGTGTAGCTGGTGTTGTTTTAGGATTGTCATCAATCATTTATATCTATTACTACGCTAAAAAGAATAATTTGCAAAAAGATAAAAAAGCTTCGTGGTCAGAACTTTTAATAAGTTTTGTCAAAGCATGGTGGTCTTTGCTCGTTCCAGTTATTATTTTAGGTGGTATTTATTCTGGCATATTCAGTCCGACTGAAGCTGCAGGCATATCAGCAGTATATGCTCTTGTGATTGGTTTTTTCATTTACCGCGAACTAGATCTTAAGAAAATCTACCAAATTTGCGTGGATTCCGGTATTACATCAGCTCAAATATTGGTTTTGGTTGCGTCAGCACAGGTCCTGGGATGGGTATTAACAAATGAAAGAGTTCCACAGATGATTGCTCAGTTTATTGCAGAAAACATCACAACAGGCATTCTATTCTTGCTGATTCTGAATGCTATCCTGCTGCTTTTAGGAATGTTCATGGATGGTGTGGCAGCCATAATTGTGACTGCTCCGCTTATTTATCCTGCAGCTATGAATTTAGGTATTGATCCTGTGCATTTGGGTGTTATCATGATTGCTAACCTTGCAATCGGGATGTATACACCACCATTTGGCATAAATATTTTTGTGGGACAATCAGTTACAGACACTAGTACTAAAGAAATGATACCAGGCATACTGAGGTTTTTGGCTTGTAATATTGCTGCCCTGTTGCTGATCACCTATATACCTGAAATATCGTTGTTCTTAGTTGATATTTTGAACAGTTAA
- a CDS encoding PucR family transcriptional regulator encodes MGLTLRNVMKLGKFNECEVIAGHKGLSRVVERVTIMEVPEIVQWLKNKELILTSLFAIKDDYGAQSKLIQELYAADASALAIKPFQFMDKIPDAIIDHANELDFPIIFIPDHVKYLDILYPVMHQIFNDKVVLQEDVEHASTILREISLNNQGVDVFAENLEYLIKNDITIESEFPYIRSTISETKVTPLSNDEIYELSVLQRPLQINREYDDKTVACIVSPIIVDGDYYGNITSWSINNEHLSSDLVILEEASTLLSLEFLKLKVKHDVAQQYENDFMRELLFSQNIRERSILEWGEKYNITKDTSYICMLFSAGFTDSQNKDYEKLKDDKINAIVKKMLPDALAGYIRNGICVITPASGDNNLNHVFQELYDRIQQFIGSDYTLFLGVGRQETGPQGIQKSFQQADQALYLLETINHSSGMIYYDDLGVYRLINLLRDSKELRDFYNEKMAGLLNNDKKNELFHTIRTYFHHNEILKTTAESLYIHVNTLKYRLKKIEEITGCDLKTTEGKMNLFLSLKIHDIMTRE; translated from the coding sequence ATGGGACTTACACTTAGGAATGTAATGAAATTGGGCAAGTTTAATGAATGTGAAGTGATTGCCGGACATAAAGGTTTAAGCAGAGTTGTTGAGCGAGTTACGATTATGGAAGTTCCGGAGATTGTGCAATGGCTGAAAAATAAAGAATTGATATTGACATCACTTTTTGCCATAAAGGATGACTATGGTGCACAAAGCAAACTGATCCAGGAGTTATATGCGGCTGATGCGAGTGCCCTGGCCATCAAACCTTTCCAATTTATGGACAAGATTCCTGATGCTATTATTGATCATGCAAATGAGTTGGATTTCCCGATCATTTTTATTCCTGATCATGTGAAATACTTGGATATTCTTTACCCGGTTATGCACCAGATCTTTAACGACAAAGTGGTTTTACAGGAAGATGTAGAACATGCTTCTACGATCTTGCGTGAAATTTCTTTAAATAACCAGGGGGTGGATGTGTTTGCAGAAAATCTTGAGTATCTGATTAAAAATGACATTACGATTGAAAGCGAGTTTCCTTATATCAGATCTACAATATCAGAAACGAAGGTAACCCCATTAAGCAATGATGAAATTTATGAACTATCTGTGCTTCAGAGACCATTGCAAATCAATCGTGAATATGACGATAAAACCGTTGCTTGCATTGTTTCGCCTATCATTGTGGACGGTGATTACTATGGCAATATTACAAGCTGGAGCATAAATAATGAACATTTGTCTAGTGATCTAGTTATTTTAGAAGAGGCTTCCACCTTACTATCATTGGAATTTTTAAAATTAAAGGTGAAACATGACGTTGCTCAGCAATATGAGAATGATTTTATGCGGGAATTGCTTTTCAGCCAGAACATAAGAGAAAGATCGATTCTTGAGTGGGGTGAAAAGTATAATATCACTAAGGACACGTCTTATATATGTATGCTGTTCAGTGCCGGTTTTACTGATTCCCAGAACAAGGATTATGAAAAGCTGAAAGACGATAAAATCAATGCCATCGTTAAAAAAATGCTGCCAGACGCTCTTGCAGGTTATATCAGGAATGGTATATGTGTCATTACACCTGCCAGCGGCGATAATAATCTGAACCATGTCTTTCAGGAACTTTATGACCGAATCCAGCAATTTATTGGATCAGACTATACATTATTTCTGGGTGTTGGCAGACAAGAGACAGGCCCTCAAGGCATTCAAAAAAGTTTTCAGCAGGCGGATCAGGCTTTATACCTGCTTGAGACGATTAATCATTCAAGTGGGATGATCTATTATGATGACTTAGGCGTCTATCGGCTGATTAATTTGCTGCGGGACAGCAAAGAATTGCGCGATTTCTATAATGAAAAGATGGCCGGCCTGCTGAACAATGATAAAAAGAATGAGTTATTCCATACCATTCGCACGTATTTTCATCATAATGAAATATTAAAAACCACAGCTGAGTCTCTATATATTCATGTCAACACATTAAAATATCGTTTGAAAAAGATAGAAGAGATAACGGGATGTGACCTTAAAACCACAGAGGGCAAGATGAATCTCTTTTTGAGCCTGAAAATTCACGATATCATGACGCGTGAATAA
- a CDS encoding dihydroorotate dehydrogenase electron transfer subunit yields MKATSNLKVLSNKQLSRRYWHMAMDSSSIDEKIEPGQFFNIQSADNGSYTPLLRRPFSTFRINENSLEFLYKVEGPGTAKLSEYTPGDYINLLGPQGVPFSIKEGTDKILLLGRGVGIATLAALAQKAFNQGIQVYAVLSARSHDDLLAAEALKDYCTEVVHVTEEEQTSGVDNVREIMNNLITFYQIDAAYTCGSRRLSVLLQNIIKERNIDGEVALEEYMACGVGVCYSCVCDVVRNNTVYSVKSCEEGPVFPIDEVVFA; encoded by the coding sequence ATGAAGGCAACATCCAATCTGAAAGTTTTATCAAATAAACAGCTGAGCCGGCGCTATTGGCATATGGCCATGGATTCGTCGTCAATTGATGAAAAAATCGAGCCGGGGCAGTTTTTTAACATTCAATCTGCTGATAACGGTTCTTATACACCGCTGTTAAGACGTCCGTTCAGTACATTTCGCATTAACGAGAATAGTCTAGAGTTTCTTTATAAAGTGGAGGGTCCGGGTACAGCTAAACTGAGCGAATATACACCTGGTGACTATATCAATTTGCTGGGCCCACAGGGGGTTCCGTTCTCAATTAAAGAAGGAACTGACAAGATTCTTTTGCTTGGTAGAGGCGTTGGAATCGCCACGCTCGCCGCCCTTGCTCAAAAGGCATTTAATCAGGGGATTCAGGTATACGCTGTTTTAAGTGCACGCTCACACGATGATTTGCTGGCTGCTGAGGCTTTAAAGGACTATTGCACGGAAGTTGTTCATGTGACAGAGGAAGAGCAGACGAGTGGTGTTGATAATGTACGTGAAATTATGAATAACCTGATAACATTCTATCAAATTGATGCAGCTTACACATGTGGATCAAGAAGATTATCAGTACTGCTGCAAAACATTATAAAAGAAAGAAATATTGATGGCGAAGTTGCGCTGGAAGAGTATATGGCATGCGGGGTTGGGGTTTGCTACTCCTGTGTATGCGACGTGGTTCGGAATAATACTGTTTACTCCGTTAAATCGTGTGAAGAAGGACCTGTTTTTCCTATAGATGAGGTGGTGTTTGCATGA